One genomic region from Flagellimonas oceani encodes:
- a CDS encoding Fur family transcriptional regulator, with translation MGVIRKTKKVEALRQMFAETDKAISVVTLVDTLKGSMNKSTVYRILERLEEDGIVHSFNDTDGLKWYASCKGCSEKEHSDAHPHFKCTHCGNMECLPVDVQIPTISEYAIESSEIILVGECADCRA, from the coding sequence ATGGGTGTAATTAGAAAGACAAAAAAGGTTGAGGCATTGCGACAAATGTTCGCTGAAACGGACAAGGCGATATCGGTGGTGACCTTGGTGGACACTTTAAAGGGAAGCATGAACAAGTCCACGGTGTATCGCATACTGGAAAGGTTGGAAGAAGATGGTATTGTTCACTCCTTTAACGATACGGATGGCCTAAAATGGTATGCAAGCTGCAAGGGCTGTTCCGAAAAGGAACATTCCGATGCGCATCCCCATTTTAAATGTACCCATTGTGGAAACATGGAATGTTTGCCCGTGGATGTGCAAATACCCACGATTAGCGAGTATGCCATAGAATCATCGGAAATTATTTTGGTAGGTGAATGCGCAGACTGCCGGGCATAA
- a CDS encoding carbohydrate binding family 9 domain-containing protein, producing the protein MKVLYDDRNLYFGVFCMDSLGKKGIRIQDLRRDFNNGENDVFGIQIDAQNTRQYAISFQTTPYGNQLDQQSFNDSNTDSDWNALWSVRTQRTDTGYYAEFAIPFKSIRYDRPTNGIPTEWGITFYRMARKDFEVMPGSLRIHLPK; encoded by the coding sequence GTGAAGGTTCTGTACGATGACCGAAACCTGTACTTTGGTGTTTTTTGTATGGATTCCCTTGGGAAGAAAGGCATTCGGATACAAGATCTTCGCCGCGATTTCAACAATGGGGAAAACGACGTTTTTGGTATTCAGATAGATGCGCAGAATACGAGACAATATGCCATTTCGTTTCAGACTACGCCCTACGGAAATCAACTGGACCAGCAGAGTTTCAATGATTCCAATACGGACTCGGACTGGAATGCCCTATGGAGCGTACGTACACAACGTACGGATACAGGGTACTACGCGGAATTTGCCATACCCTTCAAGTCGATTCGTTATGATAGGCCTACGAACGGAATACCAACGGAATGGGGCATTACGTTTTATCGTATGGCCCGTAAGGATTTTGAAGTTATGCCCGGCAGTCTGCGCATTCACCTACCAAAATAA
- a CDS encoding ribose-phosphate pyrophosphokinase — protein MAYQVPEPKIFACTQSVELGKKIAASYGAELGKIQFSRYSDGEFQPSFEESIRGARIFIIGSTNPSSENLMEMLLMLDAAKRASARHITAVMPYFGWARQDRKDKPRVPIAAKLVAKMLETAGATRIITMDLHADQIQGFFEKPVDHLFASTLFLPYLKGLNLDNLCIASPDMGGSKRAYAYSKALECEVVICYKQRAKANVISHMELIGDVQGKNVVLVDDMVDTAGTLTKAADLMMERGAESVRAVTTHGLLSGKAYERIEKSQLSELIVTDSIPIDHNKEKIKVLSCADLFADVMHRVHHNTSISSKFLM, from the coding sequence ATGGCCTATCAAGTTCCTGAACCAAAAATTTTTGCTTGTACCCAAAGTGTTGAGCTGGGCAAGAAAATCGCTGCTTCCTATGGTGCAGAATTGGGGAAAATCCAGTTCTCACGCTATAGTGATGGTGAGTTTCAACCTTCGTTCGAGGAATCCATTCGTGGCGCACGTATCTTTATCATTGGATCCACAAACCCAAGTTCGGAAAATTTGATGGAAATGTTGTTGATGCTGGATGCAGCCAAAAGGGCTTCCGCAAGACACATTACAGCGGTTATGCCTTACTTTGGCTGGGCCAGGCAAGATAGAAAGGACAAGCCCCGCGTTCCCATAGCCGCCAAATTAGTGGCCAAAATGTTGGAAACCGCCGGTGCCACCAGGATCATTACCATGGACCTGCACGCGGACCAAATCCAAGGATTCTTTGAGAAACCTGTGGACCATTTGTTCGCTTCCACATTATTTTTGCCCTACCTAAAGGGTCTTAATCTTGATAATCTCTGCATTGCCTCACCAGATATGGGCGGTTCCAAAAGAGCCTACGCCTATTCCAAGGCTTTGGAGTGCGAAGTGGTCATCTGCTACAAACAGCGGGCCAAGGCGAATGTTATCTCACACATGGAACTTATTGGTGATGTACAGGGCAAAAATGTGGTACTGGTAGACGACATGGTAGATACGGCGGGCACTCTGACCAAAGCTGCCGATTTGATGATGGAAAGAGGCGCCGAAAGTGTACGGGCCGTTACCACGCACGGATTACTTTCTGGCAAAGCATACGAAAGAATAGAAAAATCACAATTATCGGAATTGATCGTTACCGATTCCATTCCGATAGACCACAATAAGGAAAAAATAAAGGTATTGTCCTGTGCGGACCTATTTGCAGATGTTATGCACAGGGTTCACCACAACACATCGATATCTTCAAAATTTTTAATGTAA
- a CDS encoding alkaline phosphatase: MNRRKFFRNGTLSALGASLFTPFESLRASDFETSWKRKKAKNIIMLVSDGMSTGTLNMADLYLSRKTGKGSNWLNLYRENKVSRALMDMASASSIITDSAAASSSWGGGSRIKNGGLNIGINGEPHLPIWQKFKAVGKKAGCVTTVPITHATPAGFCVNQKSRNDQESIAEKYLEHGFDVLMGGGNEYFSADLRKDGKDMYAAFEGKDYYVARTKNEMLKAPQQKSILGVFNNNGLPYAKDRENNGELEENTPSLAEMTQKAIENLKGSANGFVLQVEGGKVDWAAHANDVAGLLYDQVAFDEAVKVAMDFAEKDEETLIIITTDHGNANPGLIYGKYANNLFDSIQNYKHTNEWILNGIGKETSVGSVKERVEYANGFELTDEEATTLLSYYGSLDAEDGLYNPKHLPFSALAEIQKQHNSVSWISMQHSADYVELAMYGPGSQLLKPFVKNTDLHYLMLEAAEVENTF, encoded by the coding sequence ATGAACAGAAGAAAATTTTTCAGAAACGGAACATTATCAGCTCTCGGGGCCTCACTTTTTACACCATTCGAGTCTCTTAGGGCTTCCGATTTTGAAACCAGCTGGAAGCGAAAAAAGGCCAAGAACATTATTATGCTGGTTAGCGACGGTATGAGTACGGGCACCCTTAACATGGCCGACCTCTATCTTTCCAGAAAAACAGGAAAGGGCAGCAACTGGCTCAACCTGTACCGAGAGAATAAAGTTTCCCGTGCCCTTATGGATATGGCTTCGGCAAGTTCTATTATAACTGACTCTGCCGCGGCAAGTTCCTCTTGGGGAGGAGGCTCCAGGATCAAAAATGGAGGTCTGAACATAGGGATCAATGGAGAGCCGCACCTTCCCATTTGGCAAAAATTCAAGGCTGTGGGCAAAAAGGCAGGTTGTGTAACCACCGTTCCCATTACCCATGCCACGCCAGCGGGTTTCTGTGTCAACCAAAAATCCAGGAACGACCAAGAATCCATTGCGGAAAAATATTTGGAACATGGTTTTGATGTGCTAATGGGCGGTGGCAACGAATACTTCTCGGCGGATCTGCGAAAGGATGGAAAGGATATGTATGCCGCCTTTGAGGGCAAAGATTATTACGTGGCCCGAACCAAGAATGAAATGTTGAAGGCTCCACAGCAGAAATCCATCCTGGGGGTTTTTAACAATAATGGCCTACCCTATGCCAAAGACAGGGAAAACAATGGCGAGTTAGAGGAAAACACGCCCAGTTTGGCCGAAATGACCCAAAAGGCCATTGAAAACCTAAAAGGCAGTGCCAACGGATTTGTGCTCCAAGTAGAGGGGGGCAAAGTGGACTGGGCCGCACATGCAAACGATGTTGCCGGGTTGCTGTACGATCAGGTGGCCTTTGATGAGGCGGTCAAAGTAGCGATGGACTTTGCGGAAAAAGATGAGGAGACCTTGATCATCATCACTACGGACCACGGAAATGCCAACCCGGGTCTCATCTACGGGAAATATGCCAATAATCTATTTGACTCCATACAAAACTACAAGCATACCAACGAGTGGATTTTGAACGGTATCGGCAAAGAAACATCCGTTGGCAGCGTAAAGGAACGCGTCGAATATGCCAACGGTTTTGAATTGACAGATGAGGAAGCTACAACCCTATTAAGCTATTATGGTTCCCTTGATGCCGAAGATGGCCTGTACAATCCAAAACATTTGCCCTTTAGTGCCTTGGCAGAAATCCAAAAACAGCACAATTCGGTAAGTTGGATAAGCATGCAGCACTCGGCGGATTACGTGGAACTGGCCATGTACGGACCGGGAAGTCAATTGTTGAAGCCATTTGTGAAGAATACCGACCTGCACTACCTCATGCTCGAAGCTGCAGAAGTAGAGAATACTTTTTAA
- the pth gene encoding aminoacyl-tRNA hydrolase, with amino-acid sequence MPNFFHKLFGKPNQLLQENDAMKKFLIIGLGNIGTEYDDTRHNIGFKILDFLAEQEDFTFESAKLGAVATFKHKGKSVVCLKPSTYMNLSGKAVKYWMDKENIGLDNILVITDDINLPFGTIRLKGKGSDGGHNGLKDIQNVLQTTTYNRFRFGVGSDFGKGQQVDYVLGKWDDDQQKAMPERLKLSTELIRSFVFAGAKNTMNQFNGK; translated from the coding sequence ATGCCCAACTTTTTCCATAAGCTTTTTGGCAAACCAAATCAATTACTGCAAGAAAACGACGCCATGAAAAAATTTTTGATCATTGGCCTAGGCAACATAGGCACCGAATACGATGATACACGCCATAACATTGGGTTCAAAATCCTCGACTTTTTGGCCGAACAGGAGGATTTTACTTTTGAAAGCGCCAAACTTGGGGCCGTAGCGACATTTAAGCATAAAGGAAAGAGCGTGGTATGCCTAAAACCTTCCACCTACATGAATTTGAGCGGCAAAGCGGTAAAATATTGGATGGACAAAGAGAATATTGGTCTGGACAACATTTTGGTGATCACCGACGACATTAACCTGCCCTTTGGCACCATACGTTTAAAAGGAAAAGGCAGCGACGGCGGGCACAATGGCCTTAAGGATATTCAGAACGTCCTGCAGACGACCACTTACAATAGATTCAGGTTTGGTGTAGGCTCCGATTTTGGAAAAGGTCAACAAGTAGATTATGTTTTGGGCAAATGGGATGATGACCAACAAAAAGCCATGCCGGAACGTTTAAAATTATCGACCGAGCTTATCCGTTCGTTTGTGTTCGCTGGTGCAAAAAACACCATGAACCAATTCAATGGCAAATAG
- a CDS encoding 50S ribosomal protein L25/general stress protein Ctc — translation MKSITIKGSQRESVGKVATKALRNAGKVPCVLYGGDKPVHFEADEIAFKDLVYTPNAHTVVIELEDEKFAAVMQDIQFHPVTDNILHIDFYQLFEDKPITMRIPVRLEGNSPGVRNGGRLLFRKRKLSIRALPDLLPDFITIDISKLRIGQTIAVESILSDDYTFLHPDSTAIVQVKASRTSVDEELEDEDEEGVEGEATEGGEAPEAEAAE, via the coding sequence ATGAAGTCAATTACAATCAAAGGATCCCAAAGAGAAAGCGTGGGCAAGGTTGCAACCAAAGCCTTACGTAATGCTGGAAAGGTCCCTTGCGTGCTTTACGGAGGGGATAAACCAGTGCATTTTGAAGCTGATGAAATCGCGTTCAAAGACTTGGTGTACACCCCAAATGCGCACACCGTGGTAATTGAATTGGAAGATGAAAAGTTTGCCGCTGTAATGCAGGATATTCAATTCCATCCTGTCACGGACAACATTCTTCACATAGATTTCTATCAATTGTTCGAAGACAAGCCAATCACCATGAGGATTCCAGTACGTTTGGAAGGAAACTCACCCGGTGTTAGAAACGGTGGACGTCTGCTTTTCAGAAAAAGAAAGCTTTCCATTCGCGCATTGCCCGATTTGCTTCCGGATTTTATCACCATCGATATTTCCAAGTTGAGAATCGGTCAGACCATTGCCGTGGAATCCATCCTAAGCGACGATTACACATTCCTTCACCCAGATAGCACAGCTATCGTTCAGGTTAAGGCTTCTAGGACTTCTGTTGATGAAGAGCTTGAAGACGAAGATGAAGAAGGAGTGGAAGGAGAAGCTACCGAAGGTGGTGAAGCTCCAGAAGCAGAGGCTGCGGAATAG